DNA sequence from the Pedobacter schmidteae genome:
GCCGAAAATATGGCCGCCGAGTAGTCGGAACCCTCGCGGCCAAGCGTAGTGGTAAAATTTTCGCTGGTGCTGCCAATAAAGCCTTGTGTAATTACAATATGGTTTTCTAAAAGCGGCACCAGTTTCTTTTGCACCTCGGCTTCTGTTTTTTCCCAGTTTACCAATCCTTCTCTATAGGTGTTATCTGTATGTACAAAATTGCGGGCATCTACCCATTTTACATTGTTTTGTTGGGTGCCCAGATAAGCGGCAAGTATTTTGGTCGATACAATTTCGCCCATAGAAACAATCTGGTCGTAAATGTAGTCGGGAGCATCTTCCGGCTCTTCTTCAATCAACCAGTCAATTTCTACAAAGGTATTGGCTATGTCGTCAAATACAGGGTGCTGATGATCGGTAAACAGTTCATTTAAAAGATTAAAATGGAATGTTTTGACCTCTTCAAATATCTGATGAACGTCGTCCTGACCATTTAGATATGCAGTGGTCAGCTCTTCCAGTTTATTGGTTATTTTGCCCATTGCCGAAACCACGATCAGCAATTGGTTGCCTTTGTGTTTCTGAATAATGGCTGAAACGTTTTTTACTCCTTCAGCATCTTTAACTGATGCTCCTCCAAATTTGTATATCTTCATTTTTTAATTCGCCGGATTTAGTAAGCTGTTTGGCCTTGCAATATCTTTTAAGTCTGCAAAGGGAATCAGTAATTCTGTAATACCAAAGGCATAGGCTTTAATTTCGTATGGATTGTATAGAAATTTAAGACCTGCTTTGGTGATGGTAAAGTTCTGGTTTAAACTGAATTTATCATTTTCAAAGAAATAATTGTCTTTGAGGCTTGCAGTAGGTGATAGCTTCTCATTTTTTCTGAAAATGACCTCTGCTATGGCGGTTAGTTTTGGCATAGCATCGGGTACAATAAGTGAGTCTAAAACAACCTCAACATGATTTACCGGATCATAATTGAGGTAAGTAAAGTTACTGTTTGGATGGGCGCCACCCTCGTAATTTACATAGGTAACCAAGGCTGATAGGTACTTTGCCTGTTGTTCAACTACCTCAATCTTACCATTCATAAACCAGGTTTGGCTATAATCCTTGTTCTCTTTGGTGAAATCATCATAATTTTTGATGAATGCAGCGGTAAAATCCTGATAAGTGTTATAGTGTTCACCCTCATTGGCAAAACTCATCATTTTTTGTTCAAGAAACTGGTTGATTTTCTGGTCTGCAAAAACAGGATAAGCGATTACCGCTTTAGTGGTGTCGGTGATATTGTCGTTGGTGATGGTATGTTTGCTGTATACCTTTACAGAATCGTATTTAAAAGATAAATCGGCATGGCTGGTATGCAGGGTGGTATCGGTATTACTGACTGATTTTTTTTCATTCTGGCAAGCGATAAAGCTTACCGAAATTAAGAATAGCGCTAGTTTTTTCATAGGAATATAGTGTTTATGTAGATGTCTTTTAGGGTTGTTCGATAATCTGCTCTTTGCTGAACGATGCATTCAGCCAGCCGGCCTCCAGGTCGGCATTGTACTTGTTGTAAAAATTAATTGCCGGCTGGTTCCAGTCCAGCACCTGCCAGTTCATGCCATTAAAACCTTTGTCTTTAGCGTCTTTCATGATGGTTTCAAAAAGAAGCTTTCCAATCCCCCTTCCACGATAGGCTTCGGTAACAATAAAATCTTCCAGGTATAACCTTCGGCCTTTCCAGGTCGAGTACCTGGTATAATAAATGGCAAAACCAGCTATAAACCCATCTTCTTCTGCTACATGAGCATCCCAAACCTTATGCTGGCCAAATCCGGCATCTATAAATTCTTCCAGGGTAACCGTAACCTCCTGTGGCGCCCTTTCGTAAACAGCCAGTTCATTTACCAGCTCCAACAACCTTACGCAGTCTTCCTTTACAGCCGGCCTTATGATTATGCTCATTATAATGTTTCTTTGTAATGTTTAATTACCCGTTTCCCAAAAATATTACTACCAATGCGTACCATGGTACTGCCTTGTGCTATGGCCAGTTTATAATCGCCGGACATCCCCATAGAAATCTCTTTAAAGTAATCTGCTTTTCTAAAGAAACTGACTTTTATGCCATCAAAAAGTACCTTCAATTCATTAAATTCATCACTGGTCTGTTTGTCTTGTGCATGGTTGCTGGCGATGCCCATTACACCGGTAATGCGGACATTTTGCATGGCGGCAAACTCGTCCGAACGCAAGAGTTCGATAGCTTCGTCAAAGCCCAATCCAAATTTGGTATCCTCATCGGCAATGTAAATTTGCAACAGGCAATCAATTACCCTTTTATTTTTCAGCGCCTGCTTGTTGATTTCCGCCAGTAGTTTTAGACTGTCTACCGATTGAATTAAACTGATGAAAGGGGCAATATATTTCACTTTATTGGTTTGCAAATGACCAATCAGGTGCCATTCAATATCCTGCGGCAATTTAGCTTGTTTATCAACCAGTTCCTGTACAATGTTCT
Encoded proteins:
- a CDS encoding GNAT family N-acetyltransferase, with product MSIIIRPAVKEDCVRLLELVNELAVYERAPQEVTVTLEEFIDAGFGQHKVWDAHVAEEDGFIAGFAIYYTRYSTWKGRRLYLEDFIVTEAYRGRGIGKLLFETIMKDAKDKGFNGMNWQVLDWNQPAINFYNKYNADLEAGWLNASFSKEQIIEQP
- a CDS encoding YggS family pyridoxal phosphate-dependent enzyme, coding for MSIADNLLKYKNELDPISVKLIAVSKYQEADAVLEAYNAGQRIFGENIVQELVDKQAKLPQDIEWHLIGHLQTNKVKYIAPFISLIQSVDSLKLLAEINKQALKNKRVIDCLLQIYIADEDTKFGLGFDEAIELLRSDEFAAMQNVRITGVMGIASNHAQDKQTSDEFNELKVLFDGIKVSFFRKADYFKEISMGMSGDYKLAIAQGSTMVRIGSNIFGKRVIKHYKETL
- a CDS encoding DUF3298 and DUF4163 domain-containing protein; the encoded protein is MKKLALFLISVSFIACQNEKKSVSNTDTTLHTSHADLSFKYDSVKVYSKHTITNDNITDTTKAVIAYPVFADQKINQFLEQKMMSFANEGEHYNTYQDFTAAFIKNYDDFTKENKDYSQTWFMNGKIEVVEQQAKYLSALVTYVNYEGGAHPNSNFTYLNYDPVNHVEVVLDSLIVPDAMPKLTAIAEVIFRKNEKLSPTASLKDNYFFENDKFSLNQNFTITKAGLKFLYNPYEIKAYAFGITELLIPFADLKDIARPNSLLNPAN